One genomic window of Manihot esculenta cultivar AM560-2 chromosome 16, M.esculenta_v8, whole genome shotgun sequence includes the following:
- the LOC110602954 gene encoding NDR1/HIN1-like protein 13: MSERVFPSSKSAANGTAANPTAAPANPAAPPNKSHLYNPTARPPYRPQSYNRRRTRSGRSICCCCFFWSLLILLVLILLAAIAGAAFYIMYHPHRPVFSIPSLRIHRLNLTTSADSVSSHLSTLLNLTIISKNPNSHMTFFYDSFTIASFSNDVFLGNGTLPAHSLSKKNETSFRNVVISGSNDLDAESVNTLRSDLKKKSGAVTLKIQLDTKVKVKMGGLKTKKVGIRVTCEGIKGAAPKGKSPTVAVTTSSKCNVDLRIKIWKWTF; encoded by the coding sequence ATGTCTGAGAGAGTCTTCCCTTCCTCTAAATCCGCCGCTAACGGCACCGCCGCCAATCCCACTGCTGCCCCCGCCAATCCAGCTGCTCCTCCTAACAAATCTCATCTCTATAACCCAACTGCCCGCCCCCCTTACCGTCCACAGTCTTATAATCGCCGCCGTACCCGTAGTGGCCGGAGTATTTGTTGTTGCTGCTTCTTCTGGAGCCTACTTATCCTCCTAGTGCTCATCCTCCTCGCCGCAATTGCTGGAGCTGCTTTTTACATTATGTACCATCCCCACCGACCTGTGTTTTCCATTCCTTCTCTCCGCATCCACCGCCTGAATCTCACTACCTCCGCTGACTCCGTCTCTTCTCACCTCTCCACCCTCCTCAATCTCACTATCATCTCGAAAAACCCCAATTCCCACATGACCTTCTTCTACGACTCCTTCACTATAGCTTCATTCTCGAATGATGTGTTTCTCGGGAATGGGACATTACCTGCCCATAGCTTGAGCAAGAAGAACGAGACTAGCTTTCGAAACGTAGTGATTTCAGGGTCGAATGATCTGGATGCGGAGTCGGTGAACACATTGAGATCGGATCTGAAGAAGAAGAGCGGTGCGGTGACATTGAAAATTCAGTTGGATACTAAAGTGAAAGTGAAGATGGGTGGATTAAAGACGAAGAAGGTGGGGATTAGGGTTACGTGTGAAGGAATTAAAGGGGCTGCACCAAAAGGCAAGTCTCCGACGGTGGCTGTAACCACTTCATCAAAATGTAACGTTGATCTGAGAATCAAGATCTGGAAGTGGACATTCTGA